A genomic segment from Micropterus dolomieu isolate WLL.071019.BEF.003 ecotype Adirondacks linkage group LG03, ASM2129224v1, whole genome shotgun sequence encodes:
- the hapln2 gene encoding hyaluronan and proteoglycan link protein 2 yields MNCAVILLLTSSCFAWSSVIHTPNRAESKKLKYLLEPPVYAEVVGRRGQNVTLPCILRIKPSHYKVKWTKLEPEHVGTENIIMILNAHAFKPYGHLGQRASLRKAHTMDASLQLSSLELEDGGTYRCELVNGIEDESVVITLRIEGVVFPYQSKNGRYRFTFHEAKEACTEQDGTLASLTQLYIAWTEGLDWCNAGWLHDGTVHYPIIHPRPACGGELVPGIRSYGPKDKNHDRFDAFCFTSQASGSVSYISGAFSFEQAGHACKHQGAELALVGQLYAAWRFQNYDQCDGGWLKDGSVRFPIKSPRERCGGIPEAGVRSFGFPNKAMHLYGAYCYR; encoded by the exons ATGAACTGTGCAGTGATTCTTCTATTAACATCAAGCTGCTTCGCCTGGTCTTCAGTGATACATACCCCCAACAGAGCAG AATCCAAGAAACTAAAGTACCTCCTTGAGCCTCCTGTGTACGCTGAGGTTGTTGGCAGAAGGGGACAAAACGTCACCTTGCCGTGTATCCTGAGAATCAAACCTAGCCATTACAAAGTGAAATGGACAAAACTGGAGCCGGAACACGTAGGGACGGAGAACATTATCATGATTTTAAATGCACATGCTTTCAAGCCATACGGCCATCTTGGACAGCGGGCTTCTCTCCGGAAGGCTCACACCATGGACGCATCGCTACAGCTCAGCAGCCTTGAGCTGGAAGATGGTGGCACGTATCGCTGCGAGCTTGTCAATGGCATCGAAGATGAGAGTGTTGTCATTACTTTGAGGATTGAAG GTGTGGTGTTTCcatatcagagtaaaaatggcCGCTACAGATTCACTTTCCATGAGGCTAAGGAGGCTTGTACTGAGCAAGATGGCACATTAGCCTCACTGACCCAGCTGTACATAG CATGGACTGAGGGTCTGGACTGGTGTAATGCAGGCTGGCTCCATGATGGAACCGTTCATTATCCCATTATTCATCCTCGACCTGCCTGTGGAGGAGAGCTGGTCCCTGGAATTCGCAGTTATGGACCAAAAGATAAGAATCACGATCGGTTCGATGCTTTCTGCTTTACTTCCCAGGCGTCTG GCTCTGTTTCCTACATATCGGGGGCGTTCTCTTTCGAGCAGGCAGGACATGCATGTAAACATCAGGGAGCGGAGTTGGCGTTGGTGGGCCAGCTCTATGCCGCCTGGCGTTTCCAAAACTATGACCAGTGTGATGGCGGATGGCTGAAGGATGGCAGCGTACGGTTTCCCATCAAAAGCCCTCGGGAGCGCTGTGGGGGCATCCCTGAAGCAGGGGTACGCTCATTTGGATTCCCCAACAAGGCGATGCATCTTTATGGCGCCTACTGCTATAGGTAg